A single region of the Stigmatella aurantiaca genome encodes:
- a CDS encoding RICIN domain-containing protein — protein MLRTKLVRCLSLLGVVGGLSGCATEPLETAEDLGQVQGEANVTSISEGDYVIRSARTGKCMDIAASGTADGTKVQQWDCNGTNAQKFHISPTSDGYWKIINVNSGKGLDVKGVSYDQNAEIHQWSYVGGANQQFRFVNRGGDRFTIHLRHTDMAIDLYWGSADNGTVYVQYPYSTYDNQLFTLDKVSGGGTTPPTGNGIASVLSEDTFNSMFPSRNGFYTYRALVDAANT, from the coding sequence ATGCTGCGTACGAAGCTGGTCCGTTGTTTGTCATTGCTGGGTGTCGTGGGTGGACTGAGTGGCTGTGCCACGGAGCCGTTGGAGACCGCGGAAGACCTTGGACAGGTCCAGGGCGAGGCCAACGTCACCAGCATCAGCGAGGGTGACTATGTCATCCGCTCCGCGCGGACCGGCAAGTGTATGGACATCGCCGCGTCCGGCACCGCGGACGGCACGAAGGTCCAGCAGTGGGACTGCAACGGGACCAACGCCCAGAAGTTCCACATCTCGCCCACGTCGGATGGGTACTGGAAGATCATCAACGTCAACAGCGGCAAGGGGCTCGACGTCAAGGGCGTGAGCTACGATCAGAACGCCGAGATTCACCAGTGGTCCTACGTGGGTGGGGCCAACCAGCAGTTCCGGTTCGTGAACCGGGGCGGCGATCGGTTCACCATCCACCTGCGCCACACGGACATGGCCATCGATCTGTACTGGGGCTCGGCGGACAACGGGACGGTCTACGTCCAGTACCCCTACAGCACCTACGACAACCAGCTCTTCACCCTCGACAAGGTGAGCGGGGGCGGCACGACTCCCCCCACGGGCAACGGAATCGCCTCGGTCCTGAGCGAGGACACCTTCAACTCCATGTTCCCCAGCCGCAACGGCTTCTACACCTACCGGGCGCTGGTGGACGCGGCCAACAC
- a CDS encoding YacL family protein, producing the protein MMQKLRFTWDQRGDATVLAEPPHDVLAGYLSEELQTNAPVCRRVLDTIQSLRVGRRSSWDTEGQAWSVSLNRARAAIVSEYAVPGRSLDLTLEEFEEAVGSWLRFIELSRA; encoded by the coding sequence ATGATGCAGAAGCTGCGGTTTACCTGGGATCAGCGCGGGGATGCGACAGTACTGGCGGAGCCACCACATGACGTGCTTGCCGGGTACCTGTCGGAGGAACTGCAAACGAACGCACCGGTCTGCAGGCGCGTGCTCGATACCATCCAGTCCCTGAGGGTGGGCCGGCGTTCCTCCTGGGACACCGAGGGCCAGGCGTGGAGCGTGAGCCTCAACCGGGCCCGTGCGGCCATCGTGAGCGAGTACGCGGTTCCAGGCCGCTCGCTGGATCTGACACTGGAAGAGTTCGAAGAGGCCGTGGGCTCGTGGCTCCGCTTCATCGAACTCTCGCGCGCGTGA